A single Nerophis ophidion isolate RoL-2023_Sa linkage group LG26, RoL_Noph_v1.0, whole genome shotgun sequence DNA region contains:
- the trmt13 gene encoding tRNA:m(4)X modification enzyme TRM13 homolog, producing MQHIDSANMAAIESGKCGFFVEKKKRFCKMVVAKGKTFCGEHATLEEGGSSRRIVCPLDPKHTVSEDKLDKHLKKCNSRVKPKPQYYVENINAGSANQDHDGAQGVSLCDQTTTQLRHLLDKLKTATKALDCQLEESFLSHPVFQEELNNPKNGDSAHKHLKQQASIVAHLETLGLLGRGRCFVEFGAGRGKLSHWIHEALKTTEQPADLDDLQMLLVERSSTRFKVDGKHQDGGVEFARLQIDIQHLDLSKVPLLERRLPLVGVGKHLCGAATDLALRCLLETSAPQRGPPRKRLKTSDESPGPAAVLGLAVALCCHHRCEWRHYVGQQFFSDLGLGPAEFSGFCRMSSWATCGLRTADRSTDEEHEPIEETDEALGFLSPAEREQVGRRCKLLIDSGRIHFLRSRGFHGRLTCYVGSHLTLENVLLTATPSHV from the exons ATGCAGCATATCGACTCGGCCAACATGGCGGCTATCGAAAGTGGCAAATGTGGCTTTTTCGTGGAGAAAAAGAAACGCTTTTGTAAAATGGTCGTTGCCAAAGGTAAAACGTTCTGTGGAGAACATGCGACCTTG GAAGAAGGTGGCAGCAGCAGGAGGATTGTTTGCCCTCTGGACCCCAAACA CACGGTCAGTGAAGACAAACTGGACAAACACTTGAAGAAATGTAACTCCAGAGTCAAGCCAAAACCC CAATATTATGTGGAGAACATCAACGCTGGCTCAGCTAACCAAGACCACGACGGCGCTCAAGGG GTGAGTCTGTGTGATCAAACCACGACTCAGTTACGACACCTGCTGGACAAATTGAAGACTGCTACAAAAG CTCTGGACTGTCAGCTGGAGGAGAGCTTCCTGTCTCATCCCGTCTTTCAAGAGGAACTTAATAACCCCAAAAATGGAGACTCCGCCCACAAGCACCTGAAGCAGCAG GCTTCCATCGTTGCACACCTGGAGACGCTGGGCTTGCTGGGACGCGGGCGGTGCTTCGTGGAGTTCGGAGCAGGTCGTGGGAAACTCTCCCACTGGATCCACGAAGCCCTGAAGACCACAGAGCAGCCGGCAGACTTGGACGACCTGCAGATGCTTCTGGTGGAAAGAAGCAGCACCCGCTTTAAG GTGGACGGGAAGCATCAGGACGGCGGCGTAGAGTTTGCCAGGCTGCAGATCGACATCCAGCACCTGGATCTGA GTAAAGTTCCGCTGCTGGAACGCCGGTTGCCGCTCGTCGGAGTGGGGAAACATTTATGTGGCGCGGCGACAG ATCTCGCTCTTCGCTGCTTGCTGGAAACATCGGCGCCTCAACGCGGACCGCCAAGGAAGCGCCTCAAAACGTCAGACGAGAGCCCCGGTCCTGCCGCGGTGCTGGGCCTGGCGGTGGCGCTGTGCTGTCACCACCGCTGCGAGTGGCGCCACTACGTGGGTCAGCAGTTCTTTTCGGACCTGGGCCTGGGTCCCGCCGAGTTTTCCGGGTTCTGCCGCATGTCCAGCTGGGCCACCTGCGGCCTTCGAACCGCCGATCGGAGCACGGACGAAGAACACGAGCCGATAGAAGAGACGGACGAGGCGCTCGG GTTTCTGTCGCCGGCCGAGCGCGAGCAGGTGGGACGCCGCTGCAAACTTCTGATCGACAGCGGGAGAATCCACTTCCTGCGCAGCCGAGGATTCCACGGTCGACTCACTTGTTACGTCGGCAGTCACCTGACGCTGGAGAATGTCCTGCTGACGGCCACGCCCTCCCACGTTTGA